One region of Zingiber officinale cultivar Zhangliang chromosome 7B, Zo_v1.1, whole genome shotgun sequence genomic DNA includes:
- the LOC122006619 gene encoding protein SIEVE ELEMENT OCCLUSION B-like translates to MPYRRLSLLMEIEKPPLRSKLLTATQKLMATTTAKLHLIKSDRHLFSASDDSAVIKQIVATHSPDGRDVDTRPLMHLIEDILRRATPTVVVTPQAQPELVEEKVNRTEVIGMLEALAYTIHRISCEITCKCSGGVDSHTTTFAVFNSLSHYTWDAKVVLALAAFAVSYGEFWLTAQLHTVNPLAKSVALLKQSPDILEHTAALKPRFDALNNLTKAMLDVAKCIIQFKELPSEYISPDTPDMMLALAHIPTAVYWTIRSVVACSSQIVGLIGLGHENISSATEVWELASLAHKVSNIFGHLTKELELCYRHIGEKKHIEAYQMLVKLFESVHFDNLKILRSLIHSKDDLPLVEGSTKRRVSVDVLRRKIVVLLISDLDIIHEELLTLIQIYSHTNRMKEERQYEIVWLPMTDRHVPWSAAKEEAFNRLASAMPWYSLNHPSLMEPAVVRYIREVWQFDKKPILVVLDGQGKVVCPNALHMVWIWGRLAFPFTSNREEALWKDETWRLELLVDEIDPAVLTWVSEGRHVCLYGGENIGWIRQFTAAMRRVSQEARVPVEMVYVGKSNPRDRVKKAMAVIAEEKLSGYWNDPVKVWFFWVRLESMWHSKMQLGRTIDNDPIMKEVMTMLSFDGSDEGWALLSRGSQEMVEAYGGRMVDCLGQFDNWKSDVEAEGLVPALRKALEPFHTAEHCTRLILPGDSVGIKEQVVCAECGRPMDKFVLYRCCND, encoded by the exons ATGCCCTATAGGCGCCTCAGCCTACTCATGGAGATTGAGAAGCCTCCACTGAGAAGCAAG CTCTTGACTGCCACACAGAAATTAATGGCGACGACGACGGCGAAGTTGCATTTGATAAAGAGCGACCGCCACCTCTTTTCGGCCTCGGACGACAGCGCCGTGATCAAGCAGATAGTCGCCACCCACTCCCCTGACGGCCGTGACGTCGACACGAGGCCGCTGATGCACCTCATCGAGGACATTCTTCGAAGGGCCACCCCCACTGTCGTCGTG ACTCCGCAGGCTCAGCCGGAGCTTGTGGAAGAGAAAGTGAATCGCACTGAAGTGATCGGAATGCTCGAAGCATTGGCTTACACCATTCATAGGATTTCTTGcgaa ATCACCTGCAAGTGCTCCGGCGGAGTCGACTCGCACACGACGACGTTCGCCGTGTTCAACTCACTGTCGCACTACACTTGGGACGCGAAGGTGGTGTTAGCGCTGGCGGCCTTCGCGGTGAGCTACGGCGAGTTCTGGCTCACCGCGCAATTGCACACCGTGAACCCTTTGGCCAAGTCGGTGGCGCTGCTCAAGCAGTCGCCGGACATCCTGGAGCACACCGCGGCGCTCAAGCCACGCTTCGACGCCCTCAACAACCTCACCAAGGCAATGCTGGACGTcgccaagtgcatcatccaattcAAGGAGCTCCCCTCCGAGTACATCTCGCCAGACACCCCTGACATGATGTTGGCCTTGGCGCACATCCCCACGGCCGTCTACTGGACCATCCGAAGCGTCGTGGCTTGCTCTTCCCAGATCGTGGGTCTCATCGGCCTCGGCCATGA GAACATCAGCTCGGCCACCGAAGTGTGGGAGCTCGCGAGCTTAGCGCACAAAGTTAGCAACATATTTGGGCATCTCACCAAGGAACTAGAATTGTGTTATCGACACATTG GTGAGAAGAAGCACATCGAAGCGTATCAAATGCTAGTGAAGCTCTTTGAGAGCGTGCATTTCGACAATTTGAAGATTCTCCGGTCATTGATCCATTCCAAGGACGACCTGCCGCTCGTCGAGGGATCCACGAAGAGGAGAGTGAGCGTGGACGTGCTGCGGAGGAAGATCGTGGTGCTGCTCATCTCCGACCTCGACATCATCCACGAGGAGCTCCTCACCCTGATACAGATATACAGCCACACGAACAGGATGAAGGAGGAGCGGCAGTACGAGATCGTGTGGCTGCCGATGACCGACAGGCACGTCCCCTGGTCGGCGGCCAAGGAGGAGGCCTTCAACAGGCTGGCCTCCGCCATGCCGTGGTATTCGCTTAACCACCCGTCGTTGATGGAGCCGGCGGTGGTCAGGTACATCCGCGAGGTGTGGCAGTTCGACAAGAAGCCGATTCTGGTGGTGTTGGACGGGCAGGGGAAGGTGGTCTGCCCCAACGCCCTCCACATGGTATGGATTTGGGGCAGACTCGCCTTCCCGTTCACCAGCAACAGGGAGGAGGCTCTGTGGAAGGATGAAACTTGGCGACTCGAGCTCCTCGTCGACGAAATCGATCCCGCCGTGCTTACATGG GTGAGCGAAGGGCGGCACGTGTGCTTGTATGGAGGCGAGAACATTGGGTGGATACGGCAGTTCACGGCGGCGATGAGGCGGGTGTCGCAGGAGGCGCGGGTGCCGGTGGAGATGGTCTACGTGGGGAAGAGCAACCCGCGGGACAGAGTGAAGAAGGCGATGGCGGTGATCGCGGAGGAGAAGCTGAGCGGGTACTGGAATGACCCGGTGAAGGTGTGGTTCTTCTGGGTCCGGCTGGAGAGCATGTGGCACTCCAAGATGCAGCTCGGGCGGACGATCGATAATGACCCCATCATGAAGGAGGTGATGACGATGCTGAGCTTCGACGGGAGCGACGAGGGGTGGGCGCTGCTCAGCCGAGGGTCACAGGAGATGGTGGAGGCGTACGGGGGGAGGATGGTGGACTGCCTGGGTCAGTTCGATAACTGGAAGAGCGACGTGGAGGCGGAGGGGCTGGTGCCGGCGCTGAGAAAAGCTCTGGAACCGTTCCACACGGCGGAGCACTGCACGCGTCTCATCCTGCCCGGCGACTCCGTTGGAATCAAGGAGCAGGTGGTGTGCGCCGAGTGCGGCCGCCCCATGGACAAGTTCGTGCTCTACCGATGCTGCAACGACTGA
- the LOC122006620 gene encoding cytochrome b5-like, whose protein sequence is MAGDAKVYTLAEVSTHNSSKDCWLIIGGKVYDVTKFLEDHPGGDEVLLSSTGKDATDDFEDVGHSTTARAMMDEYYVGEIDGTTIPQKVAYTPPKQPHYNQDKTSEFVVKILQFLVPLLILGFAVGLRFYTKSA, encoded by the exons ATGGCCGGCGACGCGAAGGTTTACACCCTTGCTGAGGTATCCACGCACAACTCCTCCAAGGATTGCTGGCTCATCATTGGCGGAAAG GTTTATGATGTTACTAAGTTCTTAGAAGATCACCCTGGAGGGGATGAGGTTTTGCTCTCATCCACTG gGAAAGATGCAACTGATGATTTTGAAGATGTTGGCCATAGCACCACGGCAAGGGCGATGATGGACGAGTATTATGTTGGAGAAATTGATGGCACAACAATCCCTCAGAAAGTAGCATACACTCCTCCCAAACAGCCCCACTATAACCAGGACAAGACATCTGAGTTCGTTGTCAAGATCCTCCAGTTTTTGGTTCCTCTCCTTATCTTGGGTTTTGCTGTGGGCCTCAGATTCTACACAAAATCGGCTTAA